Below is a genomic region from Rosa chinensis cultivar Old Blush chromosome 5, RchiOBHm-V2, whole genome shotgun sequence.
acaatttcttcaaatttgaattttccGCTACTTGAGAAGGATTCAAGgataagttttttattattatttttttattgctcTAACAAATTCTCTATATCTAGCACAATTTTAGGGATAGTGGTGAAAAAGAATacaaaattttctaaatttacaacaatttttaaaattttagagcaaCTCTAACAACTTTCCCatatttaatttttctctattttaggaaaaaatGAGCCATTTTTGCTCCAGTAAATTTCATATAACTATCCCCATTTTATGAATAGTaatgaaagagaaaataaaatttcctaaatttacagcaatctctaaaattctAAGGAATAACTATGAAGGTTTTAGATATTGCTGTAAAATAAGGAATCTGTTCGAATTGGAGAGGATAAATTACttaaaactttgacttttgcttccctataatacaaaaattataagtgaTTGTTTGAGTTGCTATAGGGAAGAATTATGGAGAATGGAAAATATGGAATATGTTGGAGTTAGAGTAGaaaaattatggagattttgatttttgcttcctataatacagaaattatagagaAGTTGTTGGAGTTGGAACAGAAAATTTATGgagattttaatttttgcttcctatataatacagaaattataaagaaattgttgaaattgCTCTAACACTGTTAAAATCTGCCAATAGTCAAGGGCATTTATGTCAACACTGTGTAATGTTGCTCTTTATAAATACAACTGATGTCCCTAGCACTAGAAATCAAAGGACAAATTAATGTACAGCACATGAGGAAATTCTAGTGTATGTTAACGTGACATAcatatatttttcaaaatattttagACTGTAGGATACAATTAAGAAGACCCAAAacagcataaaaaaaaaaaactaagctaATTGCAGGTCTAACAGACGACCAGATCTAGAAAAAAAAGCAGTAGCAGCTTGGGGAGGAGGGCttcattgaaatttttgaaCAGTTCCGTaatcatataattatatataatcaaTATGTTACAACACTCTGGCCACATGTTCTGAACATTTTGAGTTGGTAAAGCACTTCAGTGTTCCAAATCATGTTCTAGGCATGATTTCAATAGGAAGTCCTCCAGTAGGGACTGGCATTGGATCCCTACTGAAGTGATTGTCTGCATTTAGCTTCCAGGTGAATTGAGTTACAATATGGTGCATTGCAATAAGGGTTTCGATCCTGGCAAACTCATATCCTGGACATACTCGAGGTCCCCCTCCAAATGGTATAAAGCAGTAGGGCGGAACTGATGCTTGCTTGTTGAACCTACTTGGATCAAACTTTGATGGCTCTGGGAATATGCTATCGTCCATGTGGGTCATAGGAGCAACCCAGAATATCTAGCAGTGGATGTTATGACTTGATCAGTTTTCTATATTACAATTAATGTCTTGATGTTTTGCTGATCTTTTCTGTACTTGAACTGTGCTCTTGTCCAAAACTATGCTGTTTTAGGACTCCATTTGATTATGAAACCAAACAACAACATTGCTATGAACAAAAGCACTATATCCATATCTAGGATTCGTTTGGAGGAGAACAACAATGGAAAATAATGACAATGCAATGCTATGCTTTGTGTAAATTTGAACTTACCTGCCACCCTTTAGGTATGAGGAATCCACCGAACTCAATATCTTTGATAGCATTCCTGAAGCCACCAAAGACAGGAGGAGTCATCCTCAGAGTTTCCTGTGCTACTCTCCATGTGTATTTCATTTTGGCAAGGTCTTCCCATGTTAGAAACTCTCCTGCCAATTTGCTTCTAGCTATTTCTTCCTGCTCTGTAAACCAAAAGTCAACAGGCATCAACGGTTGAATAAATCCTTTTTAGGCAAGAAATGTGAACAAACTATCGACTTGTTTAGGTGTACCTTGAAGAAGGGATGCATAAACAACTGGTTCATTAGCTAGAAGCCGCAAAAGGAACGTAATCAGAACAGATGAAGTGTCATGTCCTGCAACCATGACTACCATGACATTGTGCACCATCTCCAATTCTGTTAATTCTTCTTTGCCTTCACCATTTCGGATGCTGAGGAAGCAAGTGATGAGGTCTTGTTGTGGAGAAGCTTTTTTTTGCTGAAGCTCTACCCTCTTTTCACGTATAAGTTGCTTGATCATGTTTTGAACCCTCTTGCTTGCCTTGAGGCTGCTGTTGTAACGCGTGAAGGGAAAGTTAACCGGCACTGACCACATTCCTTCTATCATTGTTTGGAAACACTCCACGAATTCGTCTCTGCGGGTTCCTCGTTCAAGCCCAAAAagtagagagcatattatgttGAACGTGAGGTTCTTCATCAGGGGCAAGACCTGTCAACAGTCCAAAAGGTTTGCTAAATAAAGAccatctctatttttttttttgttcagttCAGCATTTTTGTTGCTACATGAGAAAAAATGGGTTTTACAAGCAATATTATTGGATAAATTGGGAGGTTTCTTGCAGCTGGCTGGTTCATGTTTCACAagtttattaatttcaactagcTGCCTATAATTACAGAAAATGATTAGCTGATGAAAAGGTAGCTAACTTACTGTTACTTGTTGTTTTCCATGCCAATGCATTTCAAGGTGCTCCCTGATTTCTTCATCCATTTTCCCCACATATTGCTTCAGTGACTCGGGCTTTAAAAACAGCATAAGAGCACTCCTTACACGCTTGTGATCCTCGGCACTCAGCTCAAATATACTCCGTTCCCCCAAAATCCTACGAATAGACTCAGTCTGTTGGCTGGAAATGGTGCTCCCGTCACTGGTGAATACGAACTTGTTTGCAGCTTGCCCGTGGATGAAGACTGTTGGCTTGCCAAAGAGACTTAGCTTCGAAACTGGACCATATTTTTTTATCCTTCGTTCAAGCCATTTCTCAGCAGTGTTGGCACGCATGGCTCGGAGAAGACCAAGGCTCTGGCCTATCAGCGGTAGTCCTAATGATCCCGGCGGAAGTCTATCGGATGACTTTTTTCTTCTCGTAAGGAGAAGGAATATGGGAATGAGGAAGAGGAAAACTGCGAAAAGGGAGTTCATGGTTTGGAGGCTTCGTTTGTATGAGAAAGAGTTTGCAGAGTACAGATTAAAGAGAGTGGAAGTTCAGTATAAATGGGGGAGTCTGGGAAATATCGACGCTAGTAGCTCAATATGTTTTTGTTGGCTCTTGGGTTGGCATATAATACCTTGCAGGACTATATGCCATTTCAGAACGTGTAGATCAAACCTCAACCTCAACCCTTAGCTAAAAACAATCAACATGACAAAACTATGCACAAGCAGATTGATTACTACTAGAAAGCGTTGTTTTTAGTTGCTTGtacaaaatgaaataaagatAAGCTGGTCCAAAATCTCGGGAATCCTTCTCACTTTTATTGCAATTCCTTAATCGGACGGCTGATGATAAGCTATTTTATCGCAGTTTCCGCCAAGTTTGTAATTAAGTTAGTGCAACTGATCAAAAATGTCAAATGTAGACATGATTTCATTTCATCAATATGAACCCCCATTTGTATGAACATATTATACTAATCACAATTGACAATTGCTGCCGACTCCCACTCAGCCAATCATGATCTGGAACTTATTCTAATCACAATGACGAGTGTTGCCGACTCACTATCAGCCAATAATGATCCGGGCAGGTGAAGCATGCGTTGAGTTTAGAATCCTTAGAATGGGATACTGTCAAACAAATCAAATTCAGGTTGGGGTTCAGGGCACCGGATTTAGACTCATACCAGCTCTCTTACTAGATAACAAACATGTTATTTTTGTTGGACCTGTCAATCTAGAACACTCGTACACTAGAATTACAGCAATTCACGTCGATGATCCATATTGCCTTGAGCAAGGGGATATCTCCGTATCTGtgagtgaatatatatatattatacctAAGTCGGACCATACATTGAAATTATTTGTAGAATCTTGGCTGAACCAAGTTGTTTGATTCCCTGGTGAGTATGGACAGACAGCCAACTCCTCTACGGAAGTTCACCAAAAATGACTGAttctttgaaaatgaaaatcagAACATATCTGGATGTCCCATCAAAAAAAGCAGTTCCACACTTAAATTCATGAGAAAACACAGATTTCTAGCCCTGAGGGCATTTCCCCCCTCATCGGTAAAGAACTTTATGCTAAAAAGACCAAAACAACAGGATCAGGTTTATCACCTAAGTCTGTCTAGAGCTGTAGTTAATTTGATGAGAAATACAGTAAATAATGAAAGTCAGGTCTGAGACAAGGATCCAATCAATTTCAAAGACAAAAGCCATCTTCTGTTTCATACACATAACCAGGTAGCACATTATCTAGTGATATTGGATTAATTATAAGTTTCAGTAAACATCAAATATGCGTATCGTGATAGATACAGTTTTAATATGTCAGTTTATAAGTACCAATAGTAACCCTCAAATACCATTACTTGGTCTTTGCAGCAATGTGGTTGCCACCAGTTGCAATTTTGTAGAGATAAAATCCTGTCATGAGAACACTGCAACAAATAAAGTTGTTTTAGCTTCAGAAAACTTCATATATATGTCATATTAGGAGATATACAGAACAACATACAACTGTCAGGTACAGCAATCAAAAGGGTTGCATCACAGATAAATAATATTCTGCAAATAATTTTACAAGAACGTCTTAAAAACAATACAATAACCATGAAAGGGCAACCCATACATTACTATAGTTGAAtgactttatttatttatttgaacaACCAATGAAAAGACATCCACATGACAGAGCATTGGAACATAAATTCCATTCCAAACATCTCACACCCCATTACCACCATGCCAATTTCACCCCTCCTATTCTATATAGTACCAAATATATTATAAACAAGTAGTCAAGTAGCCGGAAAGGTTTGGTGGACTCGATCCAAACTTCACAACTAGTATAGCTATGCTGTTGAAAGCCACAAGTGGCCCATTTATATGATTGATGATGTGAATCATGGAAAAATAATGCAAGTATGGTCTCCCAACGACAGTGGTTGTAAGGTGCTATGACCTGTACAGGATTTGAAACTCCATTCAACTAAGAGTCTGAAAACTGTTTTTAACAAAAAAGATAAAACTTGTTCATATAATTGGGCCACTTCTTCTATCATTAAGGAGACATTTACATATTCAACAAACGGGGAGACATGTAGATTGTCCATAAAACATGACAGCAAAGTGATTAATTTTGATGAGCATTCAATTGAATCAAGTTTTTACAAACAATTACAGACGATAACATTTATAAAACCACAAACAGCCATTCATGACAGACAACCCCATATAACATTAACATTTGCCAGCC
It encodes:
- the LOC112166269 gene encoding cytochrome P450 716B1 — translated: MNSLFAVFLFLIPIFLLLTRRKKSSDRLPPGSLGLPLIGQSLGLLRAMRANTAEKWLERRIKKYGPVSKLSLFGKPTVFIHGQAANKFVFTSDGSTISSQQTESIRRILGERSIFELSAEDHKRVRSALMLFLKPESLKQYVGKMDEEIREHLEMHWHGKQQVTVLPLMKNLTFNIICSLLFGLERGTRRDEFVECFQTMIEGMWSVPVNFPFTRYNSSLKASKRVQNMIKQLIREKRVELQQKKASPQQDLITCFLSIRNGEGKEELTELEMVHNVMVVMVAGHDTSSVLITFLLRLLANEPVVYASLLQEQEEIARSKLAGEFLTWEDLAKMKYTWRVAQETLRMTPPVFGGFRNAIKDIEFGGFLIPKGWQIFWVAPMTHMDDSIFPEPSKFDPSRFNKQASVPPYCFIPFGGGPRVCPGYEFARIETLIAMHHIVTQFTWKLNADNHFSRDPMPVPTGGLPIEIMPRT